From one Streptomyces sp. Q6 genomic stretch:
- a CDS encoding DUF5701 family protein gives MPPLPSPAAQAERLIELGVHDIAGLSAADVRAFGKEAEERGGDVLLVVHPDRAPASALAPLLRRGDKPGFVVVDMTDVDRFTPIESVDVPDAPLYLVARPDRGDDMADWSPGEALPALTERDRTPLLLTEGIHWVLQQPGVLDRNHCFMTIGSRLPKADGTLDARTPAIWISNGTGRDGRERRDAPKVGWCWAGNRHTWLGFASTTHRAAGGKNADRTGSDDDQA, from the coding sequence CTGCCCCCGCTGCCGTCACCCGCCGCCCAGGCCGAGCGTCTGATCGAGCTCGGCGTGCACGACATCGCCGGACTGTCCGCCGCCGACGTGCGGGCCTTCGGTAAGGAGGCGGAGGAGCGGGGCGGTGACGTCCTGCTCGTCGTCCATCCCGACCGCGCCCCCGCCTCGGCCCTCGCCCCGCTGCTGCGTCGCGGCGACAAGCCGGGATTCGTCGTCGTCGACATGACCGACGTGGACCGGTTCACCCCGATCGAGTCGGTCGACGTGCCCGACGCCCCGCTCTATCTCGTGGCCCGGCCCGACCGCGGTGACGACATGGCGGACTGGAGTCCGGGCGAGGCGCTTCCCGCGCTCACCGAGCGGGACCGGACCCCGCTGCTCCTCACGGAGGGGATCCACTGGGTGCTCCAGCAGCCCGGGGTGCTGGACCGGAACCACTGCTTCATGACGATCGGCTCCCGGCTGCCCAAGGCCGACGGCACCCTCGACGCCCGTACCCCGGCGATCTGGATCAGCAACGGCACGGGACGCGACGGCCGCGAGCGCCGCGACGCCCCCAAGGTCGGCTGGTGCTGGGCGGGCAACCGGCACACCTGGCTGGGCTTCGCCTCGACCACCCACCGCGCCGCCGGCGGCAAGAACGCCGACAGGACCGGCAGCGACGACGACCAGGCGTGA
- a CDS encoding DUF4287 domain-containing protein translates to MTTVKGPASYFPSIEKKYGQPVSHWQDAIRSSPLTRHMELVNWLKSAYGIGHGHANALVAHTLAEDRAGQ, encoded by the coding sequence ATGACCACCGTCAAGGGCCCCGCCTCCTACTTCCCGTCCATCGAGAAGAAGTACGGGCAGCCCGTCTCCCACTGGCAGGACGCCATCCGTTCCTCGCCGCTCACCCGGCACATGGAGCTGGTGAACTGGCTGAAGAGCGCGTACGGGATCGGGCACGGGCACGCCAACGCGCTGGTGGCGCACACGCTCGCCGAGGACCGCGCCGGGCAGTGA
- a CDS encoding SF1B family DNA helicase RecD2, whose protein sequence is MSKQQAAAGARPMARLEGVLERITYANEETGYTVARVDTGRGAGDLLTVVGSLLGAQAGESLRMEGWWGSHPQYGKQFTVENYTTILPATIQGIRRYLGSGLVKGIGPVFADRITQHFGVDTLDIIEQDPKRLIEVPGLGPKRTKKIADAWEEQKAIKEVMVFLQTVGVSTSIAVRIYKKYGDASISVVKNQPYRLASDVWGIGFLTADRIAQSVGIPHDSPERVKAGLQYALSQSTDQGHCFLPEERLIADAVKLLQVDTGLVIECLAELTLPDEHTGDVGVVREQVPGADGQPVTAVYLVPFHRAELSLSAQLLRLLRTDDDRMPAFRDVAWDKALAWLADRTGATLAPEQEQAVRLALSEKVAVLTGGPGCGKSFTVRSIVELARAKKAKVVLAAPTGRAAKRLAELTGAEASTVHRLLELKPGGDAAYDKDRPLDADLVVVDEASMLDLLLANKLVKAVAPGAHLLFVGDVDQLPSVGAGEVLRDMLAPDSPVPAVRLTRIFRQAQESGVVTNAHRINSGTPPLTQGLKDFFLFVEEDTEEAGRLTVDVAARRIPAKFGLDPRRDIQVLTPMHRGPAGAGALNGLLQQAITPGRPELPEKRFGGRVFRVGDKVTQIRNNYDKGANGVFNGTVGVVTSLDADEQKLTVRTDEDEEVSYDFDELDELAHAYAVTIHRSQGSEYPCVVIPVTTGAWMMLQRNLLYTAVTRAKRLVVLVGSRKALGQAVRTVSAGRRCTALAFRLAGAHLQKI, encoded by the coding sequence ATGTCGAAGCAGCAGGCGGCTGCCGGGGCGCGGCCGATGGCGCGGCTCGAGGGGGTCCTCGAGCGGATCACGTACGCCAATGAGGAGACCGGGTACACGGTCGCGCGGGTGGACACCGGCAGAGGCGCCGGCGATCTGCTGACCGTCGTCGGGTCGCTGCTCGGCGCGCAGGCGGGGGAGTCGCTGCGGATGGAGGGCTGGTGGGGCTCGCATCCGCAGTACGGCAAACAGTTCACCGTCGAGAACTACACGACGATCCTGCCCGCGACCATCCAGGGAATCCGCCGCTACCTCGGCTCCGGACTGGTCAAGGGGATCGGGCCGGTCTTCGCCGACCGCATCACACAGCACTTCGGGGTCGACACCCTCGACATCATCGAGCAGGACCCGAAGCGCCTCATCGAGGTGCCGGGGCTCGGACCCAAGCGCACCAAGAAGATCGCCGACGCGTGGGAGGAGCAGAAGGCCATCAAAGAGGTGATGGTGTTCCTCCAGACCGTCGGCGTCTCCACCTCCATCGCCGTGCGCATCTACAAGAAGTACGGCGACGCGTCGATCTCCGTCGTCAAGAACCAGCCGTACCGGCTCGCCTCGGACGTCTGGGGCATTGGCTTCCTCACCGCCGACCGCATCGCCCAGTCCGTCGGCATCCCGCACGACAGCCCCGAGCGCGTGAAGGCCGGTCTCCAGTACGCCCTGTCGCAGTCCACCGACCAGGGCCACTGCTTCCTGCCCGAGGAGCGCCTCATCGCCGACGCGGTGAAGCTGCTCCAGGTCGACACGGGCCTCGTCATCGAGTGCCTCGCCGAACTGACCCTGCCCGACGAGCACACCGGGGACGTCGGCGTCGTACGGGAACAGGTGCCCGGAGCCGACGGGCAGCCGGTCACGGCCGTGTACCTGGTCCCCTTCCACCGAGCCGAACTGTCGCTCTCCGCGCAGCTGTTGAGACTCCTGCGCACCGACGACGACCGGATGCCCGCGTTCCGGGACGTGGCCTGGGACAAGGCCCTCGCCTGGCTCGCGGACCGCACGGGAGCGACGCTCGCGCCCGAGCAGGAGCAGGCCGTGAGGCTCGCGCTGAGCGAGAAGGTCGCGGTGCTCACCGGCGGGCCCGGCTGCGGCAAGTCGTTCACGGTGCGCTCGATCGTGGAGCTGGCGCGCGCGAAGAAGGCGAAGGTCGTCCTCGCCGCGCCGACCGGCCGGGCCGCCAAGCGCCTCGCCGAGCTGACGGGAGCGGAGGCCTCGACCGTCCACCGCCTGCTCGAACTGAAACCGGGGGGCGACGCCGCGTACGACAAGGACCGGCCGCTCGACGCGGATCTCGTCGTCGTGGACGAGGCGTCGATGCTGGATCTGCTGCTCGCCAACAAGCTGGTGAAGGCCGTGGCACCGGGTGCACACCTGCTCTTCGTCGGCGATGTGGACCAGCTGCCGAGCGTCGGCGCGGGGGAGGTCCTGCGCGACATGCTGGCGCCGGACAGCCCGGTGCCGGCCGTCCGGCTGACCCGCATCTTCCGCCAGGCCCAGGAGTCCGGCGTGGTCACGAACGCCCACCGGATCAACTCCGGTACGCCGCCCCTCACCCAGGGCCTGAAGGACTTCTTCCTCTTCGTGGAGGAGGACACGGAGGAGGCGGGGCGGCTGACCGTCGACGTCGCCGCCCGGCGCATTCCGGCCAAGTTCGGCCTCGATCCGCGGCGCGACATCCAGGTGCTCACCCCGATGCACCGCGGCCCGGCCGGCGCGGGCGCGCTCAACGGCCTCCTCCAGCAGGCGATCACACCGGGCCGCCCCGAGCTGCCCGAGAAGCGGTTCGGCGGCCGCGTCTTCCGCGTCGGCGACAAGGTCACGCAGATCAGGAACAACTACGACAAGGGGGCGAACGGCGTGTTCAACGGCACGGTCGGGGTCGTCACCTCCCTCGACGCCGACGAGCAGAAACTCACCGTCCGCACCGACGAGGACGAAGAGGTGTCCTACGACTTCGACGAGCTCGACGAGCTCGCCCATGCCTACGCTGTCACCATCCATCGTTCGCAGGGCAGCGAGTATCCGTGCGTGGTGATCCCGGTCACGACCGGGGCCTGGATGATGCTTCAGCGGAACCTCCTCTACACGGCGGTCACGCGTGCGAAGCGGCTCGTCGTCCTGGTCGGCTCACGCAAGGCGCTCGGCCAGGCTGTGCGCACGGTTTCCGCGGGTAGACGCTGTACCGCACTCGCTTTCCGGCTGGCCGGTGCGC